The following coding sequences lie in one Spinacia oleracea cultivar Varoflay chromosome 1, BTI_SOV_V1, whole genome shotgun sequence genomic window:
- the LOC110787213 gene encoding GDSL esterase/lipase 5 translates to MLLESLISLIYFLLISFPSNINCLISSNHHKHHPPTSLFIFGDSILDVGNNNYINTSTLDQANFWPYGVTFFHHPTGRFSDGRVISDFIAERANLPSIPPYLQPGKWRFYDGVNFASAGGGALVGTFKGYVIDLHMQVKHYKTVEKWLKNKLGNVKAKTKLERSVYLFSIGTNDYMSLFLTNSSTHLTHNKSQYVSMVINNITSVVNEIYKTGGRKFGFLNLPPVGCFPALRMLNPQGNDECQTEVSSYIKLHNKAISIALKDLAKDLPGFKFALFDYYTSTLQRVNHPSKFGYKEGKTACCGTGRFRGVSSCGGRRPVKEYELCKNINDHIFWDSLHYTEKASKQITDEMWSNINYIHGSYTIKDLFHLPS, encoded by the exons ATGTTATTGGAAAGCCTAATATCTCTCATTTATTTTTTGCTAATTTCTTTTCCCTCAAACATTAATTGCCTCATATCATCCAATCATCATAAACACCATCCACCAACTTCTTTGTTCATCTTTGGGGACTCTATATTAGATGTTGGCAACAACAACTATATCAACACCTCAACTCTTGACCAAGCTAACTTTTGGCCTTATGGTGTCACTTTCTTCCACCATCCAACCGGACGTTTCTCCGATGGCCGTGTCATTTCCGACTTTATTG CGGAGCGTGCGAATCTTCCTTCGATTCCACCGTATCTTCAACCGGGAAAATGGAGATTTTACGACGGAGTTAACTTTGCATCTGCCGGAGGTGGTGCTCTTGTAGGAACCTTCAAAGGATAT GTTATAGACCTCCATATGCAGGTAAAACACTACAAGACGGTGGAAAAATGGTTAAAAAACAAACTAGGAAATGTGAAAGCAAAGACGAAGTTGGAAAGGAGTGTGTATTTGTTTAGTATTGGCACAAATGATTACATGAGCCTTTTCTTGACAAATTCATCTACTCATCTTACTCACAACAAATCTCAATATGTTAGTATGGTCATCAACAACATCACTTCTGTGGTCAAT GAAATATACAAGACAGGTGGGAGAAAATTCGGGTTTCTAAACCTGCCACCAGTTGGTTGTTTTCCTGCACTTAGAATGTTAAATCCACAAGGAAATGACGAGTGCCAGACGGAAGTTTCAAGTTACATTAAGCTGCATAACAAAGCAATTTCTATAGCCTTAAAAGACCTAGCTAAGGATTTACCAGGCTTCAAATTTGCACTTTTCGATTATTATACTAGTACCTTGCAAAGAGTTAACCACCCTTCCAAATTTG GGTACAAGGAGGGGAAGACGGCATGTTGTGGGACAGGGAGATTCCGGGGGGTGTCGAGCTGCGGAGGAAGACGGCCGGTAAAAGAGTATGAGTTGTGCAAGAATATAAATGACCATATATTTTGGGATTCATTGCATTACACGGAGAAGGCTTCTAAGCAAATTACAGATGAAATGTGGAGCAACATTAATTATATTCATGGTTCATACACCATCAAGGATCTATTCCATTTACCATCATAA